Proteins encoded together in one Anopheles darlingi chromosome 3, idAnoDarlMG_H_01, whole genome shotgun sequence window:
- the LOC125955576 gene encoding T-box transcription factor TBX6-like — protein MTDLIDLRMHQHIAHELYRQQMMQRIPDPFPTMLPVPVPPMHAMALPPRYSLPGVEIKLQNKELWREFHKIGTEMIITKSGRRMFPSMRLTVDGLDADTNYCVLLEMMPISDCRFKFSGSQWVPAGGAEPQSPQRFCLHPDSPALGTHWASQPIVFNKVKLTNNTLDNNGHVVLTSMHKYQPRIHIIRTSDPSQIPWAAQQAFVFPETEFVAVTAYQNDRITKLKIDNNPFAKGFRETGQSRCKRKMGCNASTSSTTSSSSSHAGGGPHHHGGGGGPGGSGGGYGDADGQLTDDEDRHELYGKRSRSNADSPDGGDGEPCGSPHGQPPVHGQHQPGMRHFPPSVAPEMLLMRHYNQMFNPGWMDLMLPYFARQPPYHVPHHHPVSPHAPHHPMHLQQQHRPPPGLGHGRPFPGPFGGGGPHPHPATLPPVLSPTHSNPESTDDRSSAFSSSATPQIDPDQASEREHRTGSGSPPGSPPTVHRPAAIRGFDPVVPRSPGLASPIPEQSRAGGPPVTEEQAAEVPEATGAVGPVGGEGSAAEADRKINFSIASILLL, from the exons ATCCGTTCCCGACGATGCTGCCCGTTCCGGTGCCACCGATGCATGCGATGGCCTTGCCACCCCGCTACTCGTTGCCGGGCGTCGAGATCAAGCTGCAGAACAAGGAGCTTTGGCGCGAATTCCACAAGATCGGCACCGAAATGATAATCACGAAGAGTGGAAG ACGCATGTTCCCGTCGATGCGGCTAACGGTGGACGGGCTGGATGCGGACACCAATTACTGCGTGCTGCTCGAGATGATGCCCATTAGCGACTGTCGGTTCAAGTTCAGCGGCTCCCAGTGGGTACCGGCCGGTGGGGCCGAACCGCAGAGCCCCCAGCGGTTCTGTCTGCACCCGGACAGTCCGGCCCTCGGCACCCACTGGGCCTCCCAGCCGATCGTCTTCAACAAGGTGAAGCTCACCAACAACACGCTCGACAACAATGGCCAC GTGGTGCTGACGAGTATGCACAAGTATCAACCGAGGATACACATCATCCGGACGTCGGATCCGTCGCAGATACCGTGGGCCGCCCAGCAAGCGTTCGTCTTTCCGGAAACGGAGTTTGTGGCCGTCACCGCTTATCAG AACGATCGCATCACGAAGCTCAAGATCGATAACAACCCGTTCGCGAAGGGTTTCCGCGAGACCGGCCAGTCCCGGTGCAAGCGCAAGATGGGCTGCAATGCATCAACGTCATCAACGacgtcctcctcatcctctcaCGCCGGCGGTGGACCGCATCATCatggaggcggcggcggtcccggaggcagtggtggtggttacggTGACGCCGATGGACAGCTGACAGACGACGAGGATCGGCACGAGCTGTACGGTAAGCGGTCAAGATCAAACGCCGACTCACCGGACGGTGGGGACGGCGAACCCTGCGGGAGCCCTCACGGTCAGCCGCCGGTCCACGGTCAACACCAGCCGGGAATGCGACACTTTCCACCGAGCGTCGCGCcggagatgctgctgatgcgccaCTACAATCAGATGTTCAATCCGGGCTGGATGGATCTGATGTTGCCTTACTTTGCCCGCCAACCACCGTACCACGTAccgcaccatcatccggtGTCGCCGCATGCCCCGCATCATCCGATGCAcctccaacagcaacacc gaccaccaccggggctAGGTCACGGTCGACCGTTCCCCGGACCGttcgggggtggtggtcctcATCCACATCCTGCGACGTTACCGCCCGTCCTTTCACCGACCCATTCGAACCCGGAATCGACGGATGATCGTTCGTCGGCTTTCAGTAGTTCGGCGACGCCACAGATCGATCCGGATCAGGCGAGCGAACGggagcaccgcaccggaagcgGGAGTCCACCGGGATCACCACCGACCGTTCACCGACCGGCCGCCATTAGAGGGTTTGATCCGGTGGTTCCACGATCTCCAGGACTGGCGTCACCGATTCCCGAGCAATCCAGAGCTGGGGGTCCACCGGTGACTGAGGAGCAAGCTGCCGAAGTCCCGGAGGCCACGGGAGCAGTtggtccggttggtggtgaaggaagtgCTGCTGAAGCGGATCGGAAGATCAACTTCAGTATCGCGTCCATCTTGTTGCTCTAG